The Aestuariibaculum lutulentum genome segment AAGTCATGCGGTAATGAAGAATATTAAACAAAATCTGTTTTTTGCTCTAATTTATAACACGCTTGGTGTACCAGTGGCTGCGGGTGTTTTATATCCGTTTTTCGGGATATTATTATCACCTATGATTGCTGCCTTGGCGATGAGTTTTAGTTCGGTGTCAGTAATTACAAATGCATTAAGATTAAGAAAAGTAAAAATATAAATAATGAAATGTCTATTAATCAATCATGGTATATTAACCAATGTAAAAATTAGGGCATTCCATCTGACAATTAAAAAACAATAAAATATTAACAGATGAAAAAATATATAATTTATGCAGCGATTTTAGGTGTTGGCCTTTTGTTAGGTTGGGTATTATTTGGAGGGAAATCAATGCAGGAAACAGAGCATGCTCACGATCCTGAAATATCGGAAACACAAATGTGGACCTGCTCGATGCATCCACAAATTATGCAGCCTGAACCTGGAGATTGTCCTATTTGTGGTATGGATTTAATTCCTGCAGAAGCCGGTTCAGAGGGGTTAAGTGCTGATCAGTTTAAACTTACCGAAAATGCCATGGCTTTGGCTAATATTCAAACAACCGTGGTTGGAAATGCGGCCGGCGAAGAACATGGTATTAATTTATCAGGTAAAATTGCTGAAAATGAAAGTGAAAATGCTGTTCAGGTAAGTTTCGTTTCCGGTAGAATTGAAAAATTGAATATTAGTTTTACAGGGGAAGCTGTTAAAAAGGGGCAATTGTTGGCTACAGTGTATTCTCCAGAATTGTACGCGGCTCAGCAGGAATTGTTAACAGCGTTTTCGTTGAAGGAATCGCAACCGGATTTGTATCAGGCTGTGAGGAATAAATTGAAATTATGGAAACTTTCCGATAGTCAAATCAATAATATTGAAACCACCGGAAAGGTTAAGGAAAATCTTCCTGTGTATGCAACTGTTTCGGGTGTGGTAACACAAAAATTAATCAATGAGGGTGATTATATTAAACAAGGTCAGCCACTTTTAAAAATTGCCAATTTAGGCACGGTATGGGCTAATTTCGATGTGTATGAAAATCAAATATCACGGTTTAAAAAAGGACAGCCTATTGAGGTTACAGCTAAAGCTTATCCGGGAAAAGTATTTCATGGTAAAGTCGATTTTGTAGATCCGGTACTTAACGCCAATACCAGAACCGTGAGTTTACGTGTGGTTCTTAAAAATACAGATGGAGAATTTAAACCAGGGATGTTTGTTCAGGCTGAAATTAAAGGAGGTAATGCACACCATGAAAACATGTTGACCATTCCAGCTACCGCTGTGATGTGGACGGGAGAGCGTTCAGTAGTGTACTTAAAAGCCAGTCAAACAGCCTCTGTTTTCGAAATGCGTGAAGTGATTTTAGGAAATCGTTTAGGAGAGACTTTTGAAATTTTAGAAGGATTAAATGCAGGTGATGAAATTGTTACTAACGGCACCTTTACTGTTGATGCTGCAGCGCAATTACAAGGCAAAAAATCGATGATGAACCATCCAAAAGAAATGAAGATGGAATCTGAGGAACAGGAAACAAATAGGTTGACAGTGTCTAAAGATTTTCAGTCGCAGCTAAAATCTGTGTATCACCAGTATATTGTTTTAAAAGATGCTTTGGTTGCAGGAGATACAGAAACCGCATCTAAGGCATCTCAAAATTTAGAAAAAAGCCTGATGAAAGTCGATATGAAATTGTTGAAAGAAAATGAAGCTCACATGCGATGGATGTCTCAGTTAAAAGCGATAGAAAATAATACAGCGTCTATTTTAAATTCTTCTAACATTGAAGCGCAAAGACAGTATTTTAAAGGATTGTCCGATGCCTTAATAAGTGCTGTTCAATCCTTCGGAATAAATGAAAAAGTCTTTTTAGAGTTTTGCCCAATGGCCAATGATAATAACGGAGCCTATTGGTTAAGCAAAGAAGATAAAATTTTAAATCCGTATTTCGGAGACGCCATGTTAACCTGTGGAGAAGTAAAACAAAATATAGAATAATCAAATAAATTAAAAATCATGAAAAAAGTAATTTTAAGTGTAGCAGTTATTGCGGTGTTAGGTTTAGTAAGCTGCAAAAATGAAACAAAGAGAGAAGCCGAATCAACACAAACAGAAATGGCTGGAGATGTTGCGTTAACCGAATTGTCTTTTGGTGTTCGCGGTAATTGCGGGATGTGTAAAAATACTATTGAGAAAGCAGTTAATGCTGTTGAAGGTGTAGCTAAAGCAGATTGGGATGTTAACAAAAAGAAAATCGATGTCGCTTTTGATGGTTCAAAAACCGATGCTATGGCCATTCATAAGGCTATTGCTGCTTCAGGATACGATACAGAAAAAGTTGCAGGAAGCGAAGAAGCTTATAAAAATTTACCGGGGTGTTGCCAGTATGACCATGCTATGGAGATGAATCAGTCTGGAGAAAACGCGGCTGAATCTCATGACGAACACCACATGTAATAGATTAATAAGTCAATATTACCAAAGTCTTAAATTTCTTAATCTGTTGTTAAATTTTCGATTTTCAGTGTTGTATTTTGTTAAATCCTTATAATCAACTATTGTAAAGGTTGTATCTTTACTATAAGTATAAAATGATTAAAAAATAGCGAAGAAAAGATGAAAGAAAATAATCCATCAGGTGTATTCCAGGGTATCCATAATATACAAGTGGAAGAAAGAGATTTACCAAACTTAACAGACGATAGCGTAATAATTAAAGTAGGAGCAACCGGTATTTGCGGAACAGATTTGCATATCTACCACGAAGGGTTGGTGCCAGCAGGTTCTGTTTTAGGACATGAGTTTAGTGGAGAGTTAACAGCTGTTGGTAAAGATGTCGAAGGCTTAAATGTTGGCGATCGCGTGGTGGTTAATCCGATGTATAATGGTGTAGGTTTAGGGTTGGCTCCTGGCGGATTTGCTAGACAAGTAAAAATTGATCAGGCACAGTTAGGGAAAAACATCCTTAAAATATCTGATAAAATTAACAGTGAAAAAGGCGCGCTTTTAGAGCCGTTAACCGTTGGTTTGGCAGCGATTAATAAAACACATTTAACGTCATCAGATAATGTATTAGTGTCGGGTTGTGGTACCATTGGCTTAGTAACTATTGCTGCTTTGAAAAGTAAAGGTATTGAGAATATTATCGCGACTGATATTAGTGAAAAACGTCTTGAGTTAGCTAAAACATTAGGAGCTAAGTTTACGTTTAATCCAACAAAAGATGGGAATTTAAAAGATTTTATTGTTGAGCAGTATGGCGAGGTTAATGCTCTTGATTATACAGGGAAATTACCGAATTTAACTTCGGTTTTCGAATGTACGGGAGTGAGTGCTTTGTTTGCACAATGTTTAGAACTTTTAGCTCCTGATGGGAAAATGACGGTTTTGGCTATTTACAGTAAAGAAACAACGTTGAACCCTAATTTGGTTGTTTACAAACGTTTAAATGTACAAGGATCTTTATTCTATACAGATGAAGATTTCGCTGAAGCTATCGCGTTAGTTGAAAGTGGTAAAGTAGATGTAACACCAATTATTACGCACCGTTTCCCTTTGAACGAAGTAGCTAAGGCTTTCGAAGTTCAGGCAGATAGTAGTCAATCGGTAAAAGTGATTGTAAACTGCAATTAATATTCAGTTTGAAAATATTAAAAAAAGGCTTGGTTTATCCAAGCCTTTTTTATGTCTGTTAGTTTTGTTTTTTGTCTTTATATTGAAAAACGTTATACGGAACAGATGTTCCTGTAATTTTTAAAACAACAACCCCGTGAGGAGCAACCGATTTAGTTATAGTAGACTCTTTTGAAGTTGGCTGAACCGCTTTAGACCACAAATCTTTAGTGTTATAACCTTCTGAAGCGTCAATTCCAATATCTTTTAACTTAAAGCTAATGTCTTGTTGCTCATTAGTTCTGTTTAATAAAGCAACCGCTACAATACCACTCATTGTTGATGCTACCGGTTTTGCCCAGATTTCAGTTTCGCCGTAATCAATCACTCTTCTGGCTTGGTAAACAAATGTGCTTTGGTTTAATTCAATAAGTTCTTCGTTGGTTATGATTTCTTTGGTTTCTTCCGATAGTGCGGTTAAGTCATTTCCTAACAAAAGAGGCGAATGCATTAAACACCACATCGAGAACTGAGTTTTATCTTCCTCGTAAGTCATACCACGTCCCACCTGAAGCATATCCATATCGTTATAATGTCCGTAGGAACTGTAAGGCCATAAATCGGCATTGGCGTCGATGGTTTTTAAAGCCGATTCAAAAGTATCTGCTAAGTCACCATTTATTCGCCAGGAATTAGCGACTTGTGTCACCCATTTGCCAGGGAATTTCCAACGGCAAACATTATAAATTACAGAAGGTTTTATAGATTTAGCAAGTTTACCAATTTCAGTATATCTCGATTCTTCATCAAGTCCTAACCATTCGCCGCCGCACCAGTCTACTTTTATAAAATCGAAATCCCATTCTTTTAAAAACAAGTTTAAATCCTGTTTATCATGACCGTATAAACCCATGCCAACACCAATAGTGTCTTTGTCCCAGTAAGAGGCGCAGGTGTTAATGCCAGCATCAGAATAGATGCCTGCTTTTAATCCTTTGGAGTGAATATAATCCGCCATGGCTTTCATGCCAGAGGGAAAACGAGTTTCATGAGATTTTATTTTCCCGTTTTCATCTCGACCTCCAAAATAACCATCGTCTATGTTTAAGTACGTGTAACCATAATCATTTAATTTTTGATTTACTAAAGCATCAGCCTGCCCTAGAATAATATCTTCATTAATATTTACGCGATAGTTGTTCCACGATGCCCATCCCATTAATGGAGGGTGGAGTGTGGTGTTTTCAAGTGGCTTTTCAGAAGTGTTTGGAGTTTTACATGAAAATATTAAAACGGATAATAATAAAGTGTAAGATAGAAGTTTGTATGGTTTCATTTAATAAAAGGTGTATTCTCAAAAAGTTTTAGTTCTTGGATTTGAGTTGATTGTTTATTAATCAATAACACACAAAAAGTAGTAAACCCTTGCTTGCTGTGCAAAAAAAAAAGAGTAAGGAATTTATATTTCAAAAAAAAACGCCCTCATTAAAAGAGAGCGTTGCTATGGTTGCTATGGTGTTCCCATTAATTGTTTTAGTGTTGTTTTTATTCGTCTTCAAGCACATCTACGATTTCGTACATGTCTTTACCGTCTACCTGAATAGGTTGGTAATACGTATCTCCAAACTGTACAAAGGTCTGGTCGCCAATTTTAACTTCTTCACCACCTTCCGGTAAGTTTGGTACAATGGTTCCGGCTGTTGCAGGTACCACAATATAACCATCGGCATTTTGTTCATAAAAAGCACCGCCATAATAGTAGTTATTGGTTTCGTTAACCGTGACTTTTTCGGCCTCGGTAGGGATAGAAGGTACCTGAGCACCAATTGGTGCCTGAACAGCTTCAAAACCATCTTCGGTTTTTAAATAGTACGTGCCATTGTCGTAATGGTATTCCTCGTTATTATCATTGCTGTCGTCAATAATGGCAACAATAATGGCTGTTGTGGCTAATGTGGTTACAAAATAACCCCATGGATGCCAGTGTGGACCCCAGTAGTATGGGCGATACGGGTGGTAGAAATATGGTCTGTGGCAGTAAAATCTAAAACCTCCAAAAATGTAAGGTGGTCGCGAATAATGCGAATGGCTGTGTCTTACATAAGTGTTTCTGTGGTTGTGGTGATTGTTATTAACATTGATGTTAATATTGTTATGACTGTTATTAATGTTAATGTTATTGTGCCCACCACCGGTATTTCCAGGTCTTCGATTTACCGTTTTTACATTTGAAGTATTTTTATTTCGATTAATAACTTGTTTGTTATTGTTGTTATTTGTTGGTTTATTTCTGTTAATAACCTGTTTGTTATTATTGTTTGTAGTCGGTTTGTTTCTATTTATAGTCGTTTTGTTGTTTGTATTTCGGTTGGGTAAATTGTTTCTGTTAACCACTTTGGTATGACCACCATTTATGGAGCCGCCTCGGTTTGTTGGGGTTGTGACTTTTCGGTTTGCTGAAGTGGGTCTGCTTACCGGGCGACTTGCCGGTTTATGAGCCATGCTTGTATTGCCACCTCTTGACACCGGATGTTTTAAGCGTTGTGCGTTTAAGTTTTCGGTGGTTCCCAAGCTTAAAATAACTATTAAGGCTGTAGCTGAAAAGTATTTAATGCTGTTTAATATAAGTTTCATAGTTATGTTTATTTAAGGTTAGGATTTTGCCATAATACTGATTAAACTGGCATGCGGTGGCGGGGTGAAATTGTATATGGTTTCCGGAATATTTGGGTTTAACTCCCAGTTGTTGAAATTAGTTTCAAACTGTAAGTTGCCTTCTTTTTTGTATACAATAATCAGGCGTTTTGGTAACATGGTTGTGTTGCTTGTTATCCACAGCTGAATGTGTTTTTCATTATTTGTTGCAGTAATGTAGAAACATTTTTCGCCATCAATACTGCGTTGTCCTTCATAGCTTATCGTGTTGAAATCTTCAATAAGATCATCTGTAAATGATGGGTAGAAAAAATCGGCTGCCGGAAACTTAAAATCGAATGCGGTATGCATGGAGTCGATCATGGTTAAAATGGTGTCTGGTGCTTCAAGAGTAACGTAATTATTTTCACTTAATGAATAATAAGAAACATATTCGCCATCATACCAGTATCCAAAATTACCTGAGTCACCGGTAGTTGTTGAGGTGAATTTATCAGGACCTGTCATAGCTATATGGCTCATTGCATAATAAGTGCTTAAATTACCATCATGGTCTAGTTTATCTGTTGCTGTATTAATATCGAATTTTACAGATTCAAGACTACCGATGATGTCTGCCATTTTATCCAGAATGTAAACAGCTGTAGAGTCTATACTTTTTGTCTGTGCCTGAGAAAAGCAAACAGCAAAAAGGCTGAAAAGGGTTAAGAGTTTTTTCATAAAATGTTTTGTTAAAATGCTTTAGGTATAGAGACAAAAAAGCCAGATTTCACTTTAATGTTTATAAAATCTGGCTTTTAATTATGTTTTAATCTTTTCCTTTTTTACCCCAAACTTCGACTTTGGCTCTTTTGGTAAGTAAAACTTTTCCTTTGGTGTCGTATTCCATTTCTAAGTATTTTACTTTATCGCCTTTACTTGGTACGGCGTAAGGTACAGAGGACATACCATTGGTTAAAACCCCAAGGCCTTTGGCATCATATTCCTTTTTTTCACCATTTTCCATAACAATGGTTACACTTTTTAATTCCAGAGTACCCTGCGTACAGGTTATTTTTACTTTGGTAATGTCTTTTTCTGAGCCTGAAAGTGAGACTTTATCTTTTTCATTTTGAAAAGCAACAGTTTTTTCTGCTAATTTTTTCCAGTTGTCGTTTTGAGCCTGTGTAGCAACAGAAACTAAAAAGAATAGTATAAATAAATATTTCATTGTAAAAGGTTTAGGTTTAACATATTCTGTCTTAAATTTAGTGAATTATCTTCACTTTTTCTTACATCTTTTCGAATTTTAATATTTAGATAACTTAGGTGAATTAAAATTGAATGGAAAGACTAATACTTTGGTTTAATATGAGTTAAGTTGTGAGGTTGTTCGTCTAGCGATACTTTTTGATAAAATACATGAAAATGCCCCTGTTTTTATAACTCAACAAATCTCGGACGAAACTCGAACAAAACCCGAACAAGAAACGAATCGAACCTCTGGCGTTATTTTTTAATTAAAATATTAAAAATGAATGGTTTTAGTGGTTGCTTCGTTTGCTTACAATACCGCCTCCAACTTCATTAATATTTTGCACATACATAAAGGCTTTTGGGTCTGCTTTGCTAATCGCTTTTTTTATTTTATGCACCTCAATTCTGGTGACTACGGCAACAATAATATCGCAGTCTTGTTTTATACCGTAAGACCCAGGTAAGTTACCGCGTTCGCCTTTGTATACGGTAACTGCCTTTTTAAAATCGTTAACTATTAACGATTTTACCTTTTCAGAGTCTGGGGCTATTATGGTTAAGGAAATAAGTTTTTCAAATCCGTCAACGACATAATCAGATGTTTTTAGTGCCGTATAAAATGTGACAATAGAATACATGGCTTTTTCGATGCCTAAATAGAAGGCAATGATTAAAAATAAGGTTGTATTAATTGTCATAATAATTTCAGCGGTAGATAGTCCAATATTTTTGTTGGTGTAAGCGGCAATAACTTCAAGTCCGTCTATTACACCGCCTCCGCGGATAACAAATCCAATACCTAATCCAACAAAAACACCACCAAATATTGCGGTTAAAAAATGGTCGTTAGTGACTTCCGGTACAGGTAAAATGTGCATCATAAGTCCTAATAGAATAACAGCAATAAATGAGCTGGCTGCAAAATTTTTGCTAATTTTTAAATAGCCTATATACACAAAAGGAAGATTAAGTAAAACCAGAGGTATACTCACACTAATGTGATAGAACTCATGAATTAAAATGGAAATACCTAAAAGACCACCATCCAGAAAATGATTGGGTATCATAAAACCTTTTATGGCAAATACCGCAAAACAAACACCTAAAAGGGTTAAGGATAAGGATCTGAACGAAAAAATGGTTTTGAAGTGTAACTCTTCAGAATTAACATGACTCATAGACATTAAATTAAATAATGAAACTTATAGATTGCTGCTAATTAATTCGAAAAGAGGTGGTTCTGGTTTTGGTTGAGGCTAGTCTAAGGTACGCAAAAAAATATATAGTTGGAGTATTGGTGAAGAAATAGTAAAACCTCTTGTGGTGTTTGTTGCTTAAAATTGGTGTTTGTTATTGCGCTTGTTAAGTATTTGATAATCAGTTAAAAAATAAAACATGTTAGTTTTTAAATAATCAATGGTTTTATTGATGAATACTTAATTTATTAACATAAAAAGTGAGACTATGTTAAATATTGGTTTATTTGCTTAAGAATCAATTATTTGTGGTAAATTTACGAGGCTTCTCGGGTCACCTCTCAACCTCTCTAAGATTTATGTTATAGTAATTTTTAATCATTTTTTACGAATTAGCGCATCGTAGAAAGTGGGTTTAACATTAAATCTGTTTTTATGAAAAAAAATTACTTACCTCAGGATGTCTTTTTGTTTTGCCTCATAGTTTTTTTTATTTCATTACCGTCTTTTGCACAAAAGAATAAAGATATATTGCCAGTTGTTGAATGTGTAAAAGATTTAACCAATGGTCTGTATCAGGCTACTTTTAGCTATTATAACCCAACTAATAAGGAAGTTGTGATTGATGAGTCGGGTAGTATTGTTAAAACAAATAACGGAAAAAAAGTAGCTAAAGGTTTAAATAAATTCAAGCCAGGGACTGTTGAAAAGGCGTTTACAAAGATATATGGACCGCATGATTATGTAGAGTGGACTATTATTAGTAACGGAAATACCCATACCGTTATAGCGAATGCTAATTCGAATAAATGTTATGATGGCGATGGTATTGTTTTCCCTGTGGTGGGGAATAATGGAAAATCTTATGATATTATTGGTCAGAAACTTTCAGCTTTATGTGATGGTGTTGCAGGAGAAACACCTTCCGATTTAATTTTTCAAATTGATGAAGGAAAGGTGTTAGTAGAGATTGTGCCTAAGGCCGGTGAAATGCAAGCGGTTTTGGATTTATTACAAGGCCCGGTCTTCAATATTCCTGATTCTGATTTTCTACTGGCTGTATCTGAATATCTAAATTTGGCTGCAATTGATGTGTATATTACCCCTTCTGATGTATGTCTCCTTAATAATTATTCAGATATTATAAATTTTGCAAGGCCCGTTTATCCAGCTTACAATAATTCCGGAGGAATTGTTTCGCAAGGTGATGGCGCGCAGACTTCAGATTTGGTGAGACAATCCTTTCGAATCATTCAAAGCGATGGAACGGTTTTACCTGTAGACGGAACGGGAGTAAAGGTAGGGGTGTTATCTGATAGTTATGATATGGCCTTGGGAGGTCCGCAATATGCTGCTCTAGATGTTGAAAATGGGGAATTACCTTCTGGTGTTCAGGTTTTAGCTGACAATAAATATAAATCATCTGATGAAGGTCGTGCCATGTTACAGATTATTCATGATGTAGCGCCCGGAGCTTCTTTAGCATTTCATACCGCAACGGCTTCTCCAAGACAGTTTGAAGTGGGATTTAATGCGTTAAAAGATGCTGGTTGCGATTTGATAGTTGATGATATAACGTTTATAACTGAACCCTTCTTCGGGATTGGTAGAATTTCAGAGAGTGTTCAGGCTTTTGTAAGTCAAACAGGTGGATTTCATTATACCTCCGCAGGTAACATTGCGAATAAAGGTTATCAGGCTAATTTTAACAGTTCTTCAGGAACGCCAATAACGAATTTTATTCCAGGCGGAACACCTACAGTTGCTCATGTTTTTGGAACGAATTCTAATGGTTCCGAGGATTATTTACAGAAAATAAGTGTTGTTCCGGGAACATATTTGGTTGTACTGCAATGGAAGGAAGATGTGGCATCACAACAAAATCAGGTTGGAGCCGATAACGATTTGGATATTTATATTGTTGATGATGCGGGTCGATTATTAGTTGGTAATAATCGTGTAAATGTGAATGGAGACCCGACTGAAATTATAGTATTTAAAGCCACAGGGACAGGCGATGCGAATATTTTAATAACGAGTGCAAACGGACCAACAAATGTGCCATTTAGATATATTGCGTTCAGAACAACGGCCGAAGATGGTACACTAGATGGTCTTTCATTTCCAGAGTACTTCGGTACGGGAGCACCTACAGTTAGCGGACATGCCATGACACCGGAATCCATTACCATTGGAGCTGTAGATTATAGGTTTGCAGATAGTCCGGTAGCGGAAGCGTTTTCAAGTTATGGAGGGTTATTAAAAGATGGTGTAAATTTAGAAATTGATATGTATGCGCCGGATGGCGGTAATACAGCTTCCACAACTATTGGTCAATTGGCAACATGTGACACTTGCGATAAAGATGATGCACTAAATTTTTATGGAACTTCTGCTGCAGCACCTCATGCCGCCGCCGCCATGGCATTACTTAAGTCGGCATTACCATATTGGTACCCTGATGGTTCGGGAGCCTCAACATTTTCCGATGCTGATGCCTTGTCAACGTTTAAGAATACAGCGGTTGGTTTCACAGCTCGGGATGGCGGAGCAGCACAGTTTTTAAATACGGTAAATGCTTTTAAAAGTCTGGCGGCACAGACAGCTAATATTACGTCTTTAACTATTTTAACAGGGAATCCGGGAGCAGAACCTATTCAGCTTTCTATTATAGGAGAATTTTTTCCGTCTTTAAGTGAAGAGCCATACCCGGCTAAGGTATATTTTGATGGTAAGGAAATTACGGATATTCAGGTGATTTCCGATACAGAAATTATAGCAATAATTCCGGAGTTTACAGGAAACCCGGATTTAAAAATCTATACAGCACCAAAACCTGGAACTGAAGGGAATGGTGGGTTTTCCGATCCGGTTAAAATTTTACCTGATGGCAGATATGCTATTAATATTGTGCCAAATAATGCTGTTTTTGAATATGGTCAGGATATTAGTTTATCGTATTATGTTCAAGGTCTGCCTCCTGAAGATATTGGTGATTCAACCCTATCTTTTCCTGAGATTATGGCCGCTTTAGGATTTCCTGAAGTCGTGTTAAGTTCGGGAGCGGACGAAAAATTGGCATTAGGAGAATATCCCATTGTTTTCGATTATGTAATTACACCATCATTTGCAGAAGAGTTATCAGAAGATTTATCTGAAAAATATCAGGTAAACTTCGTTTCAGGCTATATCGATTCAGATCCGGAAATAGGTAAAATAGGGTATTTGACGATTACTAAAAAAGATTTAATAATTACACCTGAAGATGTAGAGTATACTTATGGAGATCCAATTACTATTGGATTTAATTATCAATTTAATGGAACAGGAATATCTGATGAAGAAGGATTTAGGTTATTGATTGATGAAACCCATGCCAGTGATTTTAAGGATGGTATTCCAAGTAAGTTTCAGGCAGTTGTTAATAAATTCCAGGCTGTAGTTAATAATTATGATTTGAGTTTTTTGAATGGTGGAAGTTGGAGTGCGTCTGAACGTACAATCCAGAACAAATTTCAGGCTGTAGTAAACGGAATGAATATTATTAGTTTGAGTAATGAAAATATAATCAATTATATATCTTCAAAAGAAGATTTTGATAGTGGAACAACAAGTAAGTTCCAGGCAGTTGTTAACAAATTTCAGGCAGTTGTAAATGCAGAAGATTTATTTTCAGGAAATGTGGAGTTAGGAATCGAAAACAAGTTTCAGGCGGTTGTTAATAAATTTCAGGCTGTAGTGAATTCAGATGATCCGGAACATCCTTTTAAGGATTATGCTGAGATGTTTACTATTATAGATGCTGAAGATGCGCCTCCGGAAGATGGTTCGGATGAAGAACGGGCTATTTCTGAAATATATGCATTAAATATGCTAACAAGTGTAGAGGTTACAACAGAGGAAGATAAGAATTATGTGTATCCAGGAGCGTTTTTAAATGCCATGTCGGCAAACTTTAATATTACGTATGGCATAGGGAATGTTATTATTAATCCTAAGGATTTAAATGTAAGTACAGAAAACATTTCCATTCCTTATGGAACTGATTTGACTGAAGCCATGCTTTTGGATATTACAACATTTGATGGTTGGGCATTTGAAGGTGAAGCTAAGGAGTCTGTTGAAATTGTTTTTCCTGATGGCGTGCAATTCTATTTTGTGAAAGATAATCAAGAGTTTCAATTGTCAGAGCTTAGTACATTAGGTGAATATCAGATTAAAATAAGAGATCCTAAAAATTACGTTATAAATTCTTTGTATGATGAATCCTATGGCACTTTAACCATAACCCCTGCAACACTTCATGTTATTATTTCTCCTGATGATTCTGTTGTACTTCAAGGTGAATATCCCGATTTAACTTTCGAATTTGATGGCTTTGTCTCCGGTGATGATGAAAGCACGGTCTTTCCAAGTGGTGTGCCTTATTATTTTGTAGATGATTCAGGTAGTAGTTTTAACGATACCAGTATTCCAGGATCGTATTATATTAAAATAACAGAACCTGAAAATTATATTATAATTTCTAATACATCTCATGTATTCGTGAACCCTTCAGATAGCAATAGAAAGGTAAGAACGTATGCAGATTGTGTTGCTTACGATCCGAATGCTATAGGAGATTTAAAATATACAGTAGTTTACAGATATGAAAATGATAATAATTATCCTGTATATGTTAATGAAGGAGAAGATAATAAGCTAACA includes the following:
- a CDS encoding YitT family protein, giving the protein MSHVNSEELHFKTIFSFRSLSLTLLGVCFAVFAIKGFMIPNHFLDGGLLGISILIHEFYHISVSIPLVLLNLPFVYIGYLKISKNFAASSFIAVILLGLMMHILPVPEVTNDHFLTAIFGGVFVGLGIGFVIRGGGVIDGLEVIAAYTNKNIGLSTAEIIMTINTTLFLIIAFYLGIEKAMYSIVTFYTALKTSDYVVDGFEKLISLTIIAPDSEKVKSLIVNDFKKAVTVYKGERGNLPGSYGIKQDCDIIVAVVTRIEVHKIKKAISKADPKAFMYVQNINEVGGGIVSKRSNH
- a CDS encoding S8 family peptidase — protein: MKKNYLPQDVFLFCLIVFFISLPSFAQKNKDILPVVECVKDLTNGLYQATFSYYNPTNKEVVIDESGSIVKTNNGKKVAKGLNKFKPGTVEKAFTKIYGPHDYVEWTIISNGNTHTVIANANSNKCYDGDGIVFPVVGNNGKSYDIIGQKLSALCDGVAGETPSDLIFQIDEGKVLVEIVPKAGEMQAVLDLLQGPVFNIPDSDFLLAVSEYLNLAAIDVYITPSDVCLLNNYSDIINFARPVYPAYNNSGGIVSQGDGAQTSDLVRQSFRIIQSDGTVLPVDGTGVKVGVLSDSYDMALGGPQYAALDVENGELPSGVQVLADNKYKSSDEGRAMLQIIHDVAPGASLAFHTATASPRQFEVGFNALKDAGCDLIVDDITFITEPFFGIGRISESVQAFVSQTGGFHYTSAGNIANKGYQANFNSSSGTPITNFIPGGTPTVAHVFGTNSNGSEDYLQKISVVPGTYLVVLQWKEDVASQQNQVGADNDLDIYIVDDAGRLLVGNNRVNVNGDPTEIIVFKATGTGDANILITSANGPTNVPFRYIAFRTTAEDGTLDGLSFPEYFGTGAPTVSGHAMTPESITIGAVDYRFADSPVAEAFSSYGGLLKDGVNLEIDMYAPDGGNTASTTIGQLATCDTCDKDDALNFYGTSAAAPHAAAAMALLKSALPYWYPDGSGASTFSDADALSTFKNTAVGFTARDGGAAQFLNTVNAFKSLAAQTANITSLTILTGNPGAEPIQLSIIGEFFPSLSEEPYPAKVYFDGKEITDIQVISDTEIIAIIPEFTGNPDLKIYTAPKPGTEGNGGFSDPVKILPDGRYAINIVPNNAVFEYGQDISLSYYVQGLPPEDIGDSTLSFPEIMAALGFPEVVLSSGADEKLALGEYPIVFDYVITPSFAEELSEDLSEKYQVNFVSGYIDSDPEIGKIGYLTITKKDLIITPEDVEYTYGDPITIGFNYQFNGTGISDEEGFRLLIDETHASDFKDGIPSKFQAVVNKFQAVVNNYDLSFLNGGSWSASERTIQNKFQAVVNGMNIISLSNENIINYISSKEDFDSGTTSKFQAVVNKFQAVVNAEDLFSGNVELGIENKFQAVVNKFQAVVNSDDPEHPFKDYAEMFTIIDAEDAPPEDGSDEERAISEIYALNMLTSVEVTTEEDKNYVYPGAFLNAMSANFNITYGIGNVIINPKDLNVSTENISIPYGTDLTEAMLLDITTFDGWAFEGEAKESVEIVFPDGVQFYFVKDNQEFQLSELSTLGEYQIKIRDPKNYVINSLYDESYGTLTITPATLHVIISPDDSVVLQGEYPDLTFEFDGFVSGDDESTVFPSGVPYYFVDDSGSSFNDTSIPGSYYIKITEPENYIIISNTSHVFVNPSDSNRKVRTYADCVAYDPNAIGDLKYTVVYRYENDNNYPVYVNEGEDNKLTGALHSGVLPTVFMPGEGIFEIKFDGTQLVWSLTTYDGTQKSSVSSASTSESGKCDAKLDGAYSVYPNPVSTILYIEQNIMENNVSVLVINMYGFVVIDAGTFDSPLSTKEINMSSLPTGLYVVRIASESELRTYNILKE